DNA sequence from the Leptospirillum ferrooxidans C2-3 genome:
CCACAGGATTTCCCAGGCAGAACATTCATCCTCTGAAGATCCCATCCTCCATCGTCAAGGGCATCCTTCCAATCCGTCCTAAAAACATTATCGGGTATCTACCGGAGCGTTCATGAAAAATGTCAGAAAATCCGGTCATGAAGTTTTTCGGAATCTTCCCCAGAGTATAGAGGCCGAAAAATCCTTTCTGGGATCAATCCTTCTCAATAATGAAGTTCTGACCCAGATCGGAGACAGCGTCAAGGAGGAAGACTTTATCCTTGACGCCCATCGAAAAATCTATCAGGTCATGAGGGAAATGGCAGAAGTCCAGCATCCGATTGATCCTGTGACTTTGTCGGATCGATTGAAGAAAAAGGGCTGGGATGGGCTGACCGGAGCCCCTCAGTATATAGAAGACTTAAGCTATATTGTTCCAACTGCTGCCAACGCAAAACACTATGCACGGCTTTTGACTGAAAAGGGGATTTACCGGAAGCTGATTCTGGCGGCAGAAGATATCGCGCAGAAAGGGTATGAGGAAACAGAGGAGGTCGAGTCCCTCCTTGATCTCGCCGAAAGAAAGATTCTTGAAATCGGTTCCCATAAAAACTCTGGTGGTTTTGTAAAAGTGGGGGATGTTCCTTATCTTGATACCCAGTTCAAGAAGCTTGAGGAGCTTCGCTCACGGGAGATCGCAGATGCCGTGATTGGCCTTCCTACCGGATTTATTGACCTCGACAGAATGACGACTGGGCTTTATCCCTCTGATCTGATTATTGTGGCAGGGCGACCTGCCATGGGAAAAACAGCGTTCGCCATGGGAATTGCCCAATACGTCTCATTTGATCTGAGATTGCCTGTTGGGATCTTTTCACTGGAAATGTCGAAGGAACAACTTTTCATGCGACTTATCAGCTCCCAGAGCCGTGTTGATGCATGGAAGCTTCGGACAGGGCAGCTTCCGAGTGATGACTGGCGAGCGGTTATGCAGGCCTTTGGAGAAGCGAGCGACGTCCCGCTTTTTATCGATGATTCCGGAGATCTTTCTGTTTACGAACTAAGGGCCAGAGCCAGAAGACTCAAGGCTCAAAATAAAAATCTCTCCCTGATTGTGGTGGATTATCTCCAGTTGGTGAAAGGTTCTCAAAGAACGGATAACCGTGAACAGGAAATCTCTGAGATTTCCCGTTCACTCAAGGCCTTGGCGAAAGAGCTGAACTTGCCGGTCATCGCGCTTGCCCAGTTATCACGATCCGTTGAGAATCGCCCCAAAGACAAAAAGCCCATTCTTTCTGATCTCAGGGAGTCGGGTGCCATTGAGCAGGATGCCGATATCGTTCTTTTTATCTATAGGGACGAGGTTTATAACAAGGAAAATCTGGAAAACAAGGGCAAGGCTGAAGTGATCATCGGAAAACAAAGGAATGGCCCGATCGGATCGGTCAATCTCGCATTCCTTGGCCACTGCACAAGGTTCGAAAACCTCGCCTATGGTTATGACAATATGGATGGGGGAGAGTAGAAGCTCAGAAACCTCCTACAGAGGAAACGCTTCCTCCTTGAGTCTGCATCATCGTGGATAATGGGACAGGAACCACATCTGTAAATGTTCTTTCTCCGTTTTTCCCCGCTCTGACCTTAAGGACCAGCTTGACGTAGACAGGGAGAAGGTGGCTCTGTGTTGAGTTCCACTGGTTAACCCATTCATGGCTGTCAAAATAAAACAAACGTAAAGACAACACATGGTGGAGCAGGGGTTCAGCCTGAACGGCCTGGGTTCCATAACTTAACAAGTTGGTATCCTGTTCATGGGCCAGTACATATTCTCCTTCTTTCTTTTCCGGAAGAAGGACATACTGAACCCCCATCAGGTGGGAAACCGGAGCATTTTGCATCAGTCTTGTCTGGCCCAGCGATGTGAACATCAGGGTATCCGTTTCTTCATCTCCCGCACTTTGAGGATTCCCAATAAAATAGGTGAGCGGATCGTTCGGATTGATGTAGGTTGAAAGAATTTCTTCATGAATGCGAAACAGGGCGCTCTGAACATTTTCAAAGATCCTGTTTCCGTTATTTGCGATTGACAGGACCTTTTGAGTGCTTTCCACCGCTCCAAACAGCAAGCCGAGGATCATGGCAAAAATCATGAATGCCACAAGAACTTCAATCAGGGTGAATCCGCCATCCTTCTCATGAGGGATTTTGAATTTTTGAGGAAACTCCCGGTGAACCATTATTGATAGATCTCCTGTCCAGAGCATGACCTTTATCGATTACTGAATACCGGAAATGTAGGAAACAAGAGTGACGACAATTTTTCCCTTGCCTGTTTTCTTGGAAATCTTGACAGTGACCTGCCGAATGATCGGCAATGGAGAAGCCGTCACAATTTCTTCCCACCGATAGTCTTTATGTTCTTTTCCAAAACCTCCGGATACATCTCCAACAGGGGCAAAGCCCTGTCCCACGATTTCCGACATTTTCCTGTTAGCCAATATGGTCATTTCAACTTCATCGCGAGCTCTCTCATCGAGTTGTAACGCATTCGTCCTGATCGCCAGAAGGGCAATGACTGCTACACTAAAAATGAACAGGGCGACCATGACTTCTATGAGAGTGAAGGCATTGTCCGACAATCGCCTGGAATGGTTCATCCTGCCCCCATGAAGGCTCCGTTTCCGACTCCGCCAGGAAGCAATGGGGGAAGGGAAGGGGCTTCGACATCGCCCTTGAAGATATGTGTTCGACCATTGACAGGATTGACCGTTATGGTCATGGAGTGGGAGTGTCGGTCAGAGAGATGGATCGTTGTCGGTTCTACCGCTCCTGTTGGGAAAAATTGGGTAAAGGTTCTTCCCGATTCGACCCGTCCCTGATGAAGTGTGTGAATGCGGGTGAAGCGAACTTTTGGAGCTATGCTCCATACAGAGATGCCGCGGATCGATACGGGTTTCAAGGATCCATCCGGTGCCATCCTGAAGGCGGATACGGTGCCTTTGTCAAGATCATATTTCAACCTGAGAACCTGTTGTCTGGAAATGGCTTCCCAATAAAGAGCCCGGTATTCTCCGGCGATTTTCAGGGAGACCTCTCTGAGTCCTGGTGTCTTTTGAAGTTTCAGATGGGGAGAAACAATCGCAAAGACAAGGCTGATCACAAAAAGGACAATAACGATTTCAATCAATGTCCATCCTCTATCGCATTTTTCGGAGAAGAGTGTCTTCAGCGCAGATTGTCCGAAAAAGAACTCTTCCTTTTTCAAAAAAGACTGTCCTTTGTATGAATGCGATTTTTGATGAGAAGGTGAATGGTGCGACATGGCCATAATCCTAGCAGATACTCCCAATAATAATAGAATCAGGACTTCAGTATCATAGCGTACAGTCAAGCCCTTCCCAATGAAATAGTCGTCTCTGTGATGGCTTCTGTCTTTGGTAATTGCACATCCCAAATGATTGTTTTAGAATTGGTCTATGGATAATAAAGACGAAATTCGTAAAGGTAGAACATGTACTTTCTCAATTATTGTTGAGTTGGTCTTCTTTGCGGTTAGAAAAAGCGAAGTTTTTGACAAACACGCTTTGGCTGTTCTCGAGACTGTTTTCAAAAATGTTTGTGAGGATTTTCAAGCCAACATGATCCAGATGAGGGGAGAGTCGGATCATGTGCATCTTCTTGTGTCGATTCCCCCAAAAGTTTCTGTATCAATGCTCGTCAACAGCTTGAAGTGCGTATCAAGTCGTCTTCTGAAAAAAGAGCGGAAAGATCTGGCTTCAAAATACTGGAATGGGGTGCTTTGGTCGCCAAGTTATATTGCTCGTTCCCATATGGGAAGTTTCGGGAAAACATTTGAAAACTGCTCGGAAGAAGAATTGTTGTGAGATCTTTAAGAAAATGAGTAATTTTTTCAAGAAATGTTACATTGACTCTTTTTTGAAATAACACGGGTAATTGTTTCAAGATCGTAATATGGAGAAG
Encoded proteins:
- the dnaB gene encoding replicative DNA helicase, with amino-acid sequence MKNVRKSGHEVFRNLPQSIEAEKSFLGSILLNNEVLTQIGDSVKEEDFILDAHRKIYQVMREMAEVQHPIDPVTLSDRLKKKGWDGLTGAPQYIEDLSYIVPTAANAKHYARLLTEKGIYRKLILAAEDIAQKGYEETEEVESLLDLAERKILEIGSHKNSGGFVKVGDVPYLDTQFKKLEELRSREIADAVIGLPTGFIDLDRMTTGLYPSDLIIVAGRPAMGKTAFAMGIAQYVSFDLRLPVGIFSLEMSKEQLFMRLISSQSRVDAWKLRTGQLPSDDWRAVMQAFGEASDVPLFIDDSGDLSVYELRARARRLKAQNKNLSLIVVDYLQLVKGSQRTDNREQEISEISRSLKALAKELNLPVIALAQLSRSVENRPKDKKPILSDLRESGAIEQDADIVLFIYRDEVYNKENLENKGKAEVIIGKQRNGPIGSVNLAFLGHCTRFENLAYGYDNMDGGE
- a CDS encoding type II secretion system protein GspJ, yielding MVHREFPQKFKIPHEKDGGFTLIEVLVAFMIFAMILGLLFGAVESTQKVLSIANNGNRIFENVQSALFRIHEEILSTYINPNDPLTYFIGNPQSAGDEETDTLMFTSLGQTRLMQNAPVSHLMGVQYVLLPEKKEGEYVLAHEQDTNLLSYGTQAVQAEPLLHHVLSLRLFYFDSHEWVNQWNSTQSHLLPVYVKLVLKVRAGKNGERTFTDVVPVPLSTMMQTQGGSVSSVGGF
- a CDS encoding prepilin-type N-terminal cleavage/methylation domain-containing protein encodes the protein MNHSRRLSDNAFTLIEVMVALFIFSVAVIALLAIRTNALQLDERARDEVEMTILANRKMSEIVGQGFAPVGDVSGGFGKEHKDYRWEEIVTASPLPIIRQVTVKISKKTGKGKIVVTLVSYISGIQ
- a CDS encoding prepilin-type N-terminal cleavage/methylation domain-containing protein; protein product: MKTLFSEKCDRGWTLIEIVIVLFVISLVFAIVSPHLKLQKTPGLREVSLKIAGEYRALYWEAISRQQVLRLKYDLDKGTVSAFRMAPDGSLKPVSIRGISVWSIAPKVRFTRIHTLHQGRVESGRTFTQFFPTGAVEPTTIHLSDRHSHSMTITVNPVNGRTHIFKGDVEAPSLPPLLPGGVGNGAFMGAG
- the tnpA gene encoding IS200/IS605 family transposase; this translates as MDNKDEIRKGRTCTFSIIVELVFFAVRKSEVFDKHALAVLETVFKNVCEDFQANMIQMRGESDHVHLLVSIPPKVSVSMLVNSLKCVSSRLLKKERKDLASKYWNGVLWSPSYIARSHMGSFGKTFENCSEEELL